Below is a window of Pseudomonas sp. B21-040 DNA.
CCTTGGCGAGTTTGTCTTGCTGTTCTTGGTTCAATGCAAAAGCACTGGTCACTTCAACGTCTACCGACTTCTCTTGTTCGGCCTTGTACAGGTCAAACAGAGCGGCGATCTCCGGCAACAGCGGGAGACGGTCGTTTTCGGCAACGACGTGAATGAAGTTCTGTGCCTTGACATCAAACTTGTCGCCGCACACGTCAATAAACGTGGCGGCCTTGTCTGCGCTCGTCAGTCGCGGGGCCTTGAGCACGCGCTGCATAGTGTCGTCTTGCGACACTGCTGCAGCCAGGCCGAGCATGGCTGACCAAGAGGCCAGTTGCTGGTGGGCCTGGGCGTGCTCGAAGGCTGCCTTAGCGTAAGGTCGGGCCAACGTGGTCAATTCTGCCATGATCGCCCTCGCTTAAATTTCAGCAGCCAGTTTGTTTACCAGCTCCGCGTGCGCGTTTTGATCGATTGTGGCACCCAGGATCTTCTCGGCGCCGCCAACGGCCAGAGCACCCAATTGGGCACGCAGCGCGTCTTTGACACTGTTCAGTTCCTGCTCGATCTCGGCCTGAGCCTGAACCTTCACACGGTCAGCGTCGATACGGGCTTTTTCAACAGCCTCTTCAACGATCTGATTACCGCGTTTCTTGGCCTGCTCAATGATTTCGGCTGCCTGAGCTTTAGCTTCGCGCAGTTGTTGACCCACTTTGTCGTGGGCCAATTCCAGGTCGCGAGCTGCTCGGGCGGCAGCGTCCAGTCCATCCGCGATCTTCTTCTGACGTTCGTGCAAAGCCGCGATGACCGGAGGCCACACGAACTTCATGCAGAACAGCACAAAAATGAAGAACGCAACGGACTGGCCAATCAGGGTTGCATTAATGTTCACGCCAACACCTCGCTCGTTCGTTACACATCACACCAATTACTCGAAGGTTCGAGTAATTAGCCAGCGAGTTGACCAACGAATGGGTTCGCGAAGGTGAAGAACAGAGCGATACCAACACCGATCATGGTTACGGCGTCGAGCAGACCGGCAACGATGAACATTTTAACTTGCAGCATTGGAACCATCTCTGGCTGACGCGCTGCGCCTTCCAGGAACTTGCCACCCAACAGGCCGAAACCAATTGCGGTACCCAGTGCGCCCAGGCCGATCAACAGTGCAACAGCGATAGCGGTTAGACCAACTACAGTTTCCATCTTTCCTCCCGACTTTTACGTCGTATGGTTTAGGTTTTTTAGATTTTAAAGCGGTAAAACAAATCGTTTCATAGCCCTGTTCGGGCACCCACTCGTTTTACCGAGTGGGACATCAGACTAGTCGAAACTGGTCTTAATGGTTCTCTTCGTGCGCCATCGACAAGTAAACGATGGTCAGCATCATGAAGATAAACGCCTGCAGGGTGATGATCAGGATGTGGAACACTGCCCACGCCCACTGCAGAACAACGCCCAGGCCGCTAAGCCAGAGCAGACCGCTGCCGAACATCACAGCAATCAGAATGAAGACCAGTTCGCCGGCGTACATGTTGCCGAACAGACGCAGTGCCAAGGAGATTGGCTTGGCAACCAGTGTCACGAACTCCAGCAGGAAGTTCACCGGAATCAGCAGGGCTTGAACGAAGATGTTCTTGCTGCCGAACGGGTGCAGGGTCAGTTCGCCGACGAAGCCGCCAATGCCCTTGACCTTGATGCTGTAGAAAATGATCAGCGCGAACACCGACAGGGCCATGCCCAGCGTTGCGTTCGGGTCAGTGGTCGACACGGCGCGGAACGGAATGTGATGGTCGCCGGTGATCAGGATGGCCAGTTGAGGAATCCAGTCGACCGGGATCAGGTCGACGGCGTTCATCATGAACACCCAGACGAAGATGGTCAGTGCCAACGGTGCAATCACCGGGCTACGGCCATGGAAGCTGTCTTTCACGCTGCCATCGACGAATTCGACCAATACTTCAACGAAGTTCTGCAAAGCACCAGGCTGACCGGAAGTCGCTTTCTTTGCCGCCATGCGGAAAAGAAGAACGAAGATCAAACCCAACGCGACCGACCAGCCGAGAGTATCGACGTGGAAAGCCCAGAAGCCCATTTCTTTGGCTTCTGCTGCGGTGTGGGCAAAACCCCACCCGCCAGTTGGGTGCTGACCGAAAGTCAGGTTTTGCAAGTGGTGCTGGATATAGCCCGAAGCGGTTGTTTCTGCCATGGTTGCCTCAAACGCCCTAA
It encodes the following:
- a CDS encoding F0F1 ATP synthase subunit delta yields the protein MAELTTLARPYAKAAFEHAQAHQQLASWSAMLGLAAAVSQDDTMQRVLKAPRLTSADKAATFIDVCGDKFDVKAQNFIHVVAENDRLPLLPEIAALFDLYKAEQEKSVDVEVTSAFALNQEQQDKLAKVLSARLNREVRLQVEEDKSLIGGIVIRAGDLVIDGSVRGKLASLAEALKS
- a CDS encoding F0F1 ATP synthase subunit B; this translates as MNINATLIGQSVAFFIFVLFCMKFVWPPVIAALHERQKKIADGLDAAARAARDLELAHDKVGQQLREAKAQAAEIIEQAKKRGNQIVEEAVEKARIDADRVKVQAQAEIEQELNSVKDALRAQLGALAVGGAEKILGATIDQNAHAELVNKLAAEI
- the atpB gene encoding F0F1 ATP synthase subunit A gives rise to the protein MAETTASGYIQHHLQNLTFGQHPTGGWGFAHTAAEAKEMGFWAFHVDTLGWSVALGLIFVLLFRMAAKKATSGQPGALQNFVEVLVEFVDGSVKDSFHGRSPVIAPLALTIFVWVFMMNAVDLIPVDWIPQLAILITGDHHIPFRAVSTTDPNATLGMALSVFALIIFYSIKVKGIGGFVGELTLHPFGSKNIFVQALLIPVNFLLEFVTLVAKPISLALRLFGNMYAGELVFILIAVMFGSGLLWLSGLGVVLQWAWAVFHILIITLQAFIFMMLTIVYLSMAHEENH
- the atpE gene encoding F0F1 ATP synthase subunit C, which encodes METVVGLTAIAVALLIGLGALGTAIGFGLLGGKFLEGAARQPEMVPMLQVKMFIVAGLLDAVTMIGVGIALFFTFANPFVGQLAG